A window of the Lagenorhynchus albirostris chromosome 1, mLagAlb1.1, whole genome shotgun sequence genome harbors these coding sequences:
- the LOC132515581 gene encoding uncharacterized protein LOC132515581, with translation MSPQDTSGTPGTTGNTRVGVGVPLEQEEEAGIWAWPLHLVPAELQSQGPREEGLCQMLEGGRPPLPAGELLQVPLTVPQVTSTEDAAQSKARARGRCRSPSAGGGEVQPDRPPGEHAVDLVPRGLSWRGSRKRGQKARPAHPAAKGLRHVQQELRLHRGGGERRDPRRASLGPRAPASGPGTSSPVSAEKRSQHARVVELLPDWREGPRDRSSGGLSPSERGARRCSSLCLHFVTTIKRSLQSPSSLRSLPRLTRRLPSGNPQPVSPMPPPKPGVPTWPVGAGASQGPGGAMGKPHVLGVSAQAAVTDTTGGL, from the coding sequence ATGTCCCCGCAGGACACCTCCGGGACCCCAGGGACCACCGGGAACACCCGGGTCGGCGTGGGGGTCCCCCTcgagcaggaggaggaggccgGCATCTGGGCCTGGCCCCTGCATCTTGTCCCGGCCGAGCTCCAGTCGCAGGGTCCCCGGGAGGAGGGCCTGTGCCAGATGCTGGAGGGGGGCCGCCCGCCTCTCCCAGCAGGAGAGCTTCTGCAGGTGCCGCTAACGGTCCCTCAGGTCACCTCCACCGAGGACGCTGCTCAGAGCAAGGCCCGGGCCCGAGGCCGCTGCAGGAGCCCCAGCGCGGGAGGCGGTGAGGTCCAGCCAGACCGGCCTCCCGGGGAGCACGCTGTTGACCTGGTGCCCCGCGGGCTGAGCTGGAGGGGCTCCCGGAAAAGAGGGCAGAAGGCGCGGCCAGCCCATCCTGCAGCCAAAGGCCTGAGGCACGTACAGCAGGAGCTCCGCCTGCACCGGGGTGGGGGTGAGAGACGCGACCCGCGTAGGGCCAGCCTCGGACCCCGGGCCCCCGCCTCAGGGCCCGGTACCAGCTCTCCGGTCTCTGCGGAAAAGCGCAGTCAGCATGCGCGTGTGGTGGAGCTGCTCCCAGACTGGAGAGAAGGGCCCCGTGATCGCAGCTCGGGAGGCCTTTCTCCTTCTGAACGTGGGGCCCGTCGATGCTCTTCGCTGTGTCTTCATTTTGTTACGACAATAAAGCGTTCTTTACAGTCGCCTAGCTCGCTGAGAAGTCTCCCTAGGTTGACACGCCGCCTACCCTCGGGAAATCCACAGCCAGTCTCCCCCATGCCACCACCCAAGCCTGGGGTTCCCACCTGGCCTGTGGGTGCAGGGGCGAGCCAGGGGCCTGGGGGAGCCATGGGGAAGCCGCACGTGTTGGGTGTGTCTGCACAGGCGGCTGTAACAGACACCACAGGGGGCCTTTGA